In Mus musculus strain C57BL/6J chromosome 15, GRCm38.p6 C57BL/6J, the genomic stretch CATTActaataagttttaaaaacatgtcCAACATCTttagaaattcaaattaaaactaCTCTGAGGTTCTATCTTAACCCGGCTacaatgatatacatatatatgtgtgtatgtatatatgcatatacatacacatatatatacacagatacatatatacacacatgtatatctacacatatatgtacacacacatatatacacatatgcacacatatgtgtatgtgtatatgtatgtgcatacatatatgtgtgtgtgtacatatacatatataatgtgtgtatatatatacaaatatgtgtgtgtggtgtgtgtgtctgtatgtgtgtgtgtataacaaatgctggcaaggatgcagaGAAAAGTAAGCCCTGTTTCActtttcattgctggtgggagtgaaagCTGGTATaggcactgtggaaatcaatgtggTGATGTCACAAAAATCTAAATATGAAACTACCATGTAACCCAGGTTTTCCAAGCCTGGGCGTAGACCTAAAGGGCTTAAAGATACTTGTGCATTCATGTCTGTAGTCTCTTCAGTCATAATagcaaagaaatagaatcagacTAGCTGTCACTGACAGATGAATGACTAATGAAAGTAAGGCGTTTTAATCAGACATAAAGAAAAACACGATCTGTAAGAGAAGGGATAGACGTGGAAAGTATATTGAGATAGCTCTGGCTCAAAAAGGTAGATATTTACTATTTCCTCTCCTAGGTGGGTTCTAAGTTTTAATTTTCCTCTGTTTGCGTTTCTTTGGGAGTATGGAAAGAGCCCAGGGAACTAGAAAGGGGTCCACAAGAGGACATGCAATGTGGATTTCAGGTTGGGGAGGGTATAAACACGTGTGCTGTGTAAGTTGAGGGGACAGGTCTGGGGAGATGACGCCAAGAGTGTGCACTgatttgcagaggacctgagtttggttcctagcagccacgctggcagctcacaactgccttaactccagctctaaggaatcagacactctcttctggcttttacaggcactgcatttacatgcacacacatatacacatgattaaaataaaaaataatatctttaaaaagCAAGGAGAGAAGAATTACTGGGAGTAGAAGGGTTAAGTAGGATGGGGCGGGGAGATGGGGTAGGAGACAGAGGGGAAGGGTCAATCAAAACTAGGTCCTAAGAAAACACCATAAGGAAATGTGATACTTGGTAATctagtttaaataaataaatgaatgaatgaatgaatgaatgaatgaatgaatgaatgaatgaatgaatgaatgtatggtGGTAACCAGCTAGTGTGGATAAGAGCTACTTTCTGGAATCATAAGGTCATTTGCTCTATAGTCTCTGAGGCCCCTAACCAATTCAGAGATTGCCGCTCCTGTTAATTGTTCACCAGAACTAAAAGGTAAGACCACACTGCTGATGACAGGACACATTCGGGTTACAGGACACAAAGCAGTCAAGCTGGGACTTACTGTGTGTTTGTTCCCTGCTGAGAGAGAATTGCCATCAATTGTCTTCCTCTCAGAtgtggctcctgagtgctgttaTGTTTGCTACAGAGTCACTTGGCAGGGTGTGTATGTTTGTTACAAAGTAACTTTTTCCCCTGGGCGCTAGATACTACACACTCTTTTACTAACCCCAAATAGGGAAGCCCCGACAGACCAAAGCATGAATACCACCAAGATcatggtgaaccaatgagttaaCTGGGGTTACTTACAAGAATATGGGAAAagggttactcacaggagcagaaatgactcaaagacagctgtgtCATCAAAGCCCTCCCCAGCATGAGTggcagctcacaaagctgggaacctggagcacactgtgctgcctgcaggcagctcaacatgCTGAAGGGtgtcctttccaagtgactcagtTGGTCTAAGCCTCTTGCAGACAGCTGAGCTGGTTTGGGCTTCTTCCCAGAGCCTGTCTGACCTCAGAGGCTTCTTTGCAGCTTTGCTTCTCTGAAAGTGACTCCTAACAGTCTTTCTTGTTtactcttggggggtggggggtgggctctagtgaatctggtcagtttcagggacttcctgaagttatTTTGAGTTGCTCAGAAGTGTGGGTATACTGTGGAGCATACGTGAAAGACGATGGATATTGCAGGAGTAGGTTCTTGCCTTCAACCTTACTGAGGCAGTGGTTTCTGTCTCCCATCTTGCCACAGGAGAGACAAAGGACAAATGGGTGTCACCATATCTGCCTTCTTAGTGATTGATTCTagcaatcaaactcaggttgtcaggcttgtgtggcTAGGACctgtgcctgctgagccatctcctcagcccatgagttctcttgaactcacatttgcTGTAATTACCTgcagacctgcacaagatcagaCCTGTCAACAATGTCATGGAagacacatgaactcacaggatCAGTTAATGGTAACTAGAGGGAGAGGGATTCCAAGGCCCCACTTTTCCTATCTTCAGGAAATTTAATGATTTTTAGAAGAGGGAGAAACATCTTTAGTGATGTAGCCACTGGTCAGGTGCCACTCAAGAATGGGTTAATATTAGTTTGGATTATATGAGGCTTTGTTAcaaaaccaaactccctttcttGGGgtcggaaaaaacaaaacaaccccaggAGGCACACGAGTCCAGCAAAGCAAGATCTTTATTTGAATTAGGCAGCAAAAACTGACCAGTCGGGGAAGACAGCACAGACCTGGGAGCTGACTGCATCCGTGAAAGGAAGTTGCAAGGCGTATTTAAAGAGTAAAACCGTAAAGTGGGGGTCGAGTTGGGGGGTGAGCTTCAGAGTTACCCAATAGTATTTTGACATTAAGGATTTAGCAAGGGGTTATCCATTGGAGACTGGGTCTTATCCAGGGCACCTGGCTTCATGGCCCTTAACTCATTCTCCTAGACATTTGGTCTCAGAGCTCAGAATGTAAAGGGAGTTAGTTGGTCAGAGTTGGTTCCTGGGCCTAGGACCATGAATTCATTTTGACCCTGCCAGAAAGATGGAGAAGTCCCTGAGATGGCTGCATTCAGAcaactctctccttccaccttcactTTGCTTCCTGGTCACAGTAAGGTGATAAAGTTTACCCTGCCTCTCAAGCTCAGCCTCAATGAAGCCGAGTGACCACGGACCCAACACTCTGAGaccctgagccaaaataaatcttgacTAGGGTAACAGGCCAGTGGAAAATCACCCTGCCCCCATGCTACCCCAGCTCTGACACTTGGAATTCACCACCCCTGTGACTCAGCTTTAAAAGGGCCAAACAATGTTTCAGAGTTGATTGCCAAGCAATCCTTCCAGCTGCACTATACATTTCCACTAGCTCTCTGGGCATGCTCCAAAGACCCTATAAAAGCCCACCCCTCCCCTGAGCCCATTCAGAGGCAGCCGCCATTTGTTCTTAATAAATCTGTGAGGTTTGTTGCACGGTGTGCCTTGGTGGTGTTTCTTGGCTCCCAGCTGCTCAGATGCCCTTGTGCCGGAAAAAGCCTCATCTTCCCCAACTCAAGTTCATGTCTCTCAGATACTCCATCTAACCGGTTAGAGTGATCCAGCGTGAGGACATTTCTAAGGTCATAGTTTTCGGACCATTGGGAATAGCCAATGAGCCGAGTGACAAAAGTCTTGAGTCACATCATGCAGAAGCTAGAAAACAGCAGAGGCTTACTTGTCGGGATGACACCGTCATAACCGCTACATGCCACCACACAGCGTTTTAGTCACAATGTCATTTAAGGTAGTGTTCCCATCACCCGAGGAGCTGATTGCTAGGCTCATTCACTACAGCAGAACCTCTGAATAGGAGCCCAggacagaaatgaacccaccacACTCGCCCTATACATGCAGAGAAAATGAGTACCTATGGTCACCATGCATGCCGTGGGCGAAATATCTTAGTTCTCCAAACAAAAAGATGCTTTTGCAGGACTGGTTTCATTACATTTACTTAGTGTGTGGGCATGCATACTGCAGTGAACAAATGCAGGCCAGAGGGGCACTTGGAGTGTATTCTCTCTGGGGTTAGGTCCTGGGGGATCAATCTTGTTGGGATTGGTgcaaagtgcctttacctgccctAAATCGgctctttaaaatgctttttttcaAAATTGCTAACAAACACATCTACTGTTCAACATGCGCCCCCGTGAGAAGGACTTCATAGTGAGTGAATTGCAAAAGCACCAGTCTTTCCCATGGAGAGCACAGCTGCACCTTCATCTAGAGCGCCCTAGCCCTTACAACTGGGAAAAAAGCAGTTCTTTATAACCTGCATCAAGCACACTGGACGTCTATTGTCCTGAGGGATGAGGTGGGGGAGACAAGACAGGGTCTGCGTACCTAAAGCTGTTCTGGAACGTGCTGGAAATTCAGGCACCCACCACTATCTCAAGGCGGTGCTTTTTATCATAGAGGGAACTCAGCAACTAGATGTATTTTTCATCCTTGCTACATTTCTGTAGAGCAACTTTAATCTACATTAAGCACTCGGTGCTCATAACCGTTCTTGCCGAGGTTTTCAACTAgttaaaattttgtaaaattaagCAGTCTAATGAAATCATCACATAGAATCAGCAGGTATTGGACTGTGCAAAATTATCCAAGCACTTAAAATGTAccagaaagccaacatacacaactcaaagagaaaaattttATTGATATAAAATGCACTTATAAAATGTCCACAGAAGACATGTAATTTTTCACTGCTATATAAATTTATTGGGGATGTTATTCACATCTATTGTCACCTAAAACATAGTGTAAACAATGAGTTATACCCTAAAACAAATGCATACGTGATTCTCAGCAATCATTGGTTTAATCGTTAGTAGGGTTACAGGATCACATCTATATTCTGGAATGTGCATTGACTTCGATGTAGTGTACTAGGCTTCAGAGCATCGTTGCACGTGATGCCTCAGAACAGTCCCCCACTGGCTCTGGATCCAGGACACGTAGTGCTCCCTCTGCTTGAAGTGGCAGCTGTGGTGATGGTCTAGACAGGGCTCCAGGACTCTCAGTGCAGCACTCTATGGCACGTGTGACAACTGTACACACGTACAACTAAAAAGTTTACCTCTCGTAAACAAGTGTGACGTCACTGTCGACTGTCCTGCATATGTAAGTAGTAAAGTCTACGtatttgtaaacaaacaaaacacacaataatcaaatctattttaaaaaatttccatCAGCCTGTAATTCCTCTTATGGTCTATGTGAATACACGCTGAATTTCTGAAAGGCGTGTGTATTAGATAATAAGGCTCTGCAATGGGTGCTTCATATTTCATACCATGAAATGTACATTACTGACATTATCTTGTGCAGCATGAAGTTCAGGTCGAGGACTTCCAGGTCCTGGACACGATGGTCCACTTCAGAACTTCTCAGTTATGGCTCTGCAGCAGGTTTAGCAGATGAAATCACCAAGTGTTCTAACTCCCTCTATTTCAAGTAACAAAGAACTCTTGAGGCTCTAAACTCTCTAGGTTGTAACTGAAAACACAAAGCTTCAGACAACCCGTGTTCTGAGACATTATTCACTGAAACAAGATCCCTGGGCTAAGTATTATCTGTGTCAGCCTACTAAGTAGTAGAAATCAATAATTTTAGATCTGAACACTTGCTCCCAAGCAACAGGACAATTTGCTTTAAGATACATGgtttcaaagagaaaaacaaaaacaaaaacaaaacacaaaaccaaaaaaaaaaaaaaaaaaaccccttgaAACTTCCaacatttttctttagttttgtttttttttgagcgATCCTTGGCTTTCGAACATGAACGTCTGGCGTCAGCCCTCTGGACTCACTTTGGAAATAGATAGCTCGAAAGTTCTGCAAAGACCTTACTGGACGCGAGTCTTCCAGTGCAGGGGGGcgggggatgggatgggaagcCTGCACTGTCTGGTACCTTTCGAGCTTCAGTGTGAACTTCGTTTCTGAGATCTGATGCTACTACAATGGAGAGGAGGGACAGGAAGCCCTGCTGCAGTTTGCCTTTCTCCACCGCGGCAGACAGCCCTTCCTGAGCATGCTCAAAGCAATCAGCTGCCCGCCTCCTCCCAGGCTCCTTAACACACTCGACAGGTGTgagtatctcagggttgttcgtCGTTCGCTTCCCTTCATAGGGAACGTTAGACCTCACTACAGAgttctacagagcaagacctTATGCTTGGTGGAACTGGCCCACCTATGGGAAATATTGAAGATTATGTGAAAGTGTGGAATCAACACGTTATGAAAACAGTGTGACAAAACCAAACATCACTATGTTGAAACCTTGTCTAGttttaactaaaaaataaaaatcatgagtCTTCTAtagcattaatttaaaaaatacatagaaGTGAAAAGTGCTATTTTTCAAAAAGTACAATTTTCCTCCCAACTCTATCAACATGGAATGATTTCAGTTCTCCTTGTACTAAAAGCTGGAAACTTTACAAAACTATATTGCAACATTTAATACGACAGTTCTAGTCAGTAGTGGCTTCTGCTTCCGCTGGGCCCCTAATCAATCTTCGGATCCCCCTCTTTCCCGCAGGACCTTTCGGTTTAGCAAAACTCTGCTTATGTGCATGCTGCTTGGGGTGGACTTCATCGTACAGGAAATCCGCAGTCAGCTCATCCCCATTGTCTATCTCAATCTGCAAGAGAGGAAGGCACCACCGGGGTTAAACAACGTCAGGGAACCTTCACAACTGCCGCACTGTACGCCGGCGCCCAGCTGCGGATGCCTCCATGAGTGTACCCACACCTTCCACATGAGAACAAGCAAGGGCTGCGGCTGTAACGCCTGCTGCCTTCCATCCCTTCTGGGAGACACTAGTGCAGCCTCTCAGCGCGGCTCTAAAGGTAACATTTCCCGGCAGCAGCGAGCACTGCGGCCTCCAGCTGCCCTGCCTTATGAATTCAAACCCCTCACTTGCTCCTTCATCCCCTGGGCTACCTAGAGTCTCTCTACAACAGGGCTAGGCCAGCGATGGCCCACAGACCAAATCTCCAGCCCAACTTTAGGGCAATTCACACTTTAAGGGGCTTCAAAAACAAGGGGAAGACACCCAGGTCTGCTGGCAAAGCCTAAGAGGTTTGCTGTCTGGTCTTGTGCAGCGTCAGCTGACCCTTTGTGAAAGGTGCTAGCATACACTGAGTGATGGACGGGATCTAGAACTGCCCCAGGCTCAGCACCCAACACCAGCGGTTGATAAGGAAGAATCTTTGCCTATATCCTAGCGGCCTTTAAGAAGATATATGGAGATCTGGTAGCAACACCCCACTTTGTAAACTGCAGAAATGTTCTATATGTTGCAATCCTAATGCTACAGATGGCCAGTGAGCACTAGTGATAATCAGTGTTAAGGAAGGGAATCTTACATTTTATTCTGTTTACACTTAGCCAGCCACAGTGGCTTATAGCTACCACGCACTTAGCGCATATCTAACCATGGGCTAAGACAGGGCACTCTGCAGGCTCCAAGGACTGAGgatggaaaccctaagactaaGTACTCTCCTGTGTGAGCCACGACACCACACTGGACAGCATGGGAATGAAGGGCAGACTGGAGCAACATCCGTATGCTGAAACGGCACGGCCCACCTTTCTGATCACATCCATCTGTAGCTGTCGCTCTACAATCTCGAGCAGAGGGCTCTTGCAGCTGGAATACAGCATCCGCTCTCTTATGCTGCACGTGTATCCAGGCATCgaataaataaaaactgtaagTTCAAATAACAACAAGTAGAAATGTCAACAAAAGCAAGTCTATAACCTTCCTCAAATTGCATCTAAGCTCCTGGCAAGAAGCTCAGAAGCATACAGTGCTGAGACAGAAGGTACCACACGGAAGACAAGGCAGGCGTCACATACCTACGGACTCTAAGTAGTCTCCTTCGTGGGAATGCTTGTACAGAAAGAAATGGTAACGCGCTGAATCCTTGGGAATCCTCTTTGGCAAATCTCTCAGTTCTGTATTTTCTGTGTTGGCCAAaattattgtttcattttttatatcTATTTCCTATCAAAAAGAAACAGCACTTGTGAAACAGGTAAAACATAAATTAACTTAGATGAGAGTCAAAGATGATGTACAGAGGTGTAGACTGTCAGGAGCCATCGAAGAGATGCTAAGGCCTTCCCAGAGGAGGCCCACCTTCTTGCATGAACTAAAATGGGCgagctctgagaggcaaggtCCCAGAAAGACTTCATCTCAAGACTGTTTCTTGTAGCTGAAATgtctttcctgttattattaaattaatataataatccgTGGGCATTAGCCTACCCTATTGAGTagattttctgcagatcaacataaagataaacattcatgaattaatgcttttTAGATAAATTAATGACTTTACAAACTTCCCTGATTTGAATCAAATAAGGTTAGGAATAAAGTTTTAAGATATGGTTGTTTTGCTAGAAAGACGTAATAAAGTTAGTattaagaatagaatgtgcccattCGTCgtaatagtaagtaaaggcttcataataagaaatacaaCTGAGTTTTCATAATtacaacaaaaagagaaataggcttgggacaaatttgtgatcCAGCAAAACAttcaggtccaaggatgaggcCACAGGTGTGCAGCAAGCCAAGGCCATGTAAAGAGTGTAActagctttgaacttataatgagtttACAGATGGAAACACTGCTTTGACCTTATTAGTGATATCCTGTTACTCCCTGCATGCGACCTTTTACCTAGCAGGCAATTCTTCCTCACACAGAGGACGCTTTGTGTTAGGATATAAAAGGCTGAAAGCAATAACAAAAGGCACTGCAGCCATTTCCCGCTTTATTGGGTGTGCACGTCTGTGTGAGTGacatctttccttccctctttgggtgtgtatgtctgtgagtgacatctttcctttgctttttctctctggTTAAAAGTTAATGAGCTCCCTGGCCAGCGAAAGGCTTCTGGCTGACTCAGCAGAAAAAGGAACACTAGCAATAAATCCTCTACTGAACTCCCGGCTGCTCTACAGCAGGATGATTGCCAGGGAATTACATATTAAGTGTATAGAGTAAATAGGGGTTAAGTTTCCCAGCGCTTACTGAAGCACAGAGCAGAGAGCTCCCAGGCCAGAGGTCATCAGTCTTTTGCCCTGGATGCTGTGCCCCTTTAGCTCTTGCCAGCTGGCAGGCCCTGGCAGTGGACTATCTGACTTTTTCACATAAAGTACTCTGtgatttaaaaaagtaaataaagagtgagaccctgcctgaaaagaaaaaacattaataaaaGGACAGGAAGAACAAAACCATAAGGCTAGTTAAAAGTCAGAGTTATCCAAGCCATAAGCCAGCATGCAGAGGAGCCCCTGTCGAGGGAGGCACCGTCTCTTACCAACTGCACATAGTTGAGCTGCTTCTTACTCAGCTTCTccaaagcctggaaggcatctcgAGAAATAGGAAAGGCTACGCCTTGGAGTGTCTGGTGCTTTGTGTCCACACTCACATCAGTTTGGACCTGAGTACGACAGATATAATTGACTGGTGACGCTTCAGTATTCAACAGTGTCCACTGGCAAAAATATagtactttaaaaaatacagcatATCTCATTTACCCTTTCCCAGTCTATGGTTCAAatccttaaaacattttaaacgCAGGAGGCAAATCATTTCTCACACTGGCTTACTGCCTTGCTAGCATACTGTGGACATGCAGAGTGCATGACACACGGCTGTGAACGACTGGGAGGGATGCTTGGACAGCAGTGTTAGGGCTGAGGTGTGTccttagctcaggctggctcagGTTCAAGCAGCTACAGATGCTCTTCCAGAGTGCCATCAGCTTTACCTCTTTAAGCACAAACTTTTCTTGCTAGGATTTCTGAAGGGAAAAATGTGTCCAGTGTGCACAGGCCTCTACTCTGTTCTACTGGACGTGAGATGCAGCACAGACACCATGCACTGACGGGAGGAGGACGCGGGACACAGACAGAACACATGGCTCAACAAGCTCCAGCTGTGCACATTCCAGATGTGGGGCTTTCTGTACTAAACAATGCTCCGTAGACGAGAGGAGGGCGCTTCCAGGAAGCGTCTCGGTGCACACGAATTTTCCACTTGAGAAATGACAGCTATGAGAGGGCCTCATCTGCAACATTGCAGCAAGAAGCAGAATGCAAACTTTACTTAAGAGATGAATGAACTCTACAGCGTGATTCTGATCATGAGAACGTTACAGAACAGATGCAAGCGCATACCCC encodes the following:
- the Twf1 gene encoding twinfilin-1 isoform X1; this translates as MSHQTGIQEQLVVGSCSPPSDSWEQDYDSFVLPLLEDKQPCYVLFRLDSQNAQGYEWIFIAWSPDHSHVRQKMLYAATRATLKKEFGGGHIKDEVFGTVKEDVSLHGYKKYLLSQSSPAPLTAAEEELRQIKINEVQTDVSVDTKHQTLQGVAFPISRDAFQALEKLSKKQLNYVQLEIDIKNETIILANTENTELRDLPKRIPKDSARYHFFLYKHSHEGDYLESVVFIYSMPGYTCSIRERMLYSSCKSPLLEIVERQLQMDVIRKIEIDNGDELTADFLYDEVHPKQHAHKQSFAKPKGPAGKRGIRRLIRGPAEAEATTD
- the Twf1 gene encoding twinfilin-1; translation: MSHQTGIQASEDVKEIFARARNGKYRLLKISIENEQLVVGSCSPPSDSWEQDYDSFVLPLLEDKQPCYVLFRLDSQNAQGYEWIFIAWSPDHSHVRQKMLYAATRATLKKEFGGGHIKDEVFGTVKEDVSLHGYKKYLLSQSSPAPLTAAEEELRQIKINEVQTDVSVDTKHQTLQGVAFPISRDAFQALEKLSKKQLNYVQLEIDIKNETIILANTENTELRDLPKRIPKDSARYHFFLYKHSHEGDYLESVVFIYSMPGYTCSIRERMLYSSCKSPLLEIVERQLQMDVIRKIEIDNGDELTADFLYDEVHPKQHAHKQSFAKPKGPAGKRGIRRLIRGPAEAEATTD